The following coding sequences are from one Paenarthrobacter ureafaciens window:
- a CDS encoding DUF6924 domain-containing protein, with protein sequence MPILPNTDDSLLLRTAFADKAAWIGAMSAATSPDEDGFRAYVRVVDDKGWDGVGWEDLREAVASTTSQASVLFVVDDIALDPPYPILVVDLVEDRAPFRCIAIELGSVENNLNIANMDWEDFTGCTDANGVFNGFVD encoded by the coding sequence GTGCCAATTCTTCCGAACACCGATGATTCATTGCTATTACGTACTGCCTTTGCGGATAAGGCAGCTTGGATTGGAGCAATGTCGGCGGCCACATCGCCGGATGAAGACGGGTTCCGTGCCTACGTTCGAGTTGTTGATGACAAGGGGTGGGACGGCGTCGGTTGGGAGGATTTGCGGGAAGCGGTGGCTTCCACCACGAGCCAAGCCTCTGTTCTCTTTGTTGTGGACGATATAGCGTTGGATCCTCCTTATCCCATCCTGGTTGTTGATCTTGTGGAAGACCGAGCTCCGTTCCGTTGCATTGCCATCGAGTTAGGCAGCGTGGAAAACAACTTGAACATTGCCAATATGGACTGGGAGGACTTTACCGGGTGCACTGACGCCAATGGCGTTTTCAATGGCTTTGTTGACTGA